A part of Synechococcus sp. KORDI-49 genomic DNA contains:
- a CDS encoding glutamyl-tRNA reductase, translating into MHIAVVGLSHRTAPVEIRERLSIPEQTMETSLQSLKGNDQVIEASILSTCNRLEIYTLVRHPDLGVSAVSDFLSGHSGLGTGELSPHLFSYHHADAVDHLMRVAAGLDSLVLGEGQILSQVKKMMRLGQEHKSLGPILNRLLTQAVSTGKRVRSETNLGTGAVSISSAAVELAQLKLGQSRGLDQLVTLESEQIAVVGAGRMSRLLLQHLQSKGAAGVVLLNRTVERAELLAKDFPELPVQCRPLTDLDQYLSTCSLVFTSTAADDPIIDAARLKPLNRRSRLRLIDIGVPRNIAADAAEVPGVESHDVDDLQEVVARNQEARQAMAREAEQLLNQEAQQFLDWWDSLEAVPTINRLRSAMEAVRTEELQKALSRMGPDFSARERKVVEALTKGIINKILHVPVTQLRAPQSRQDRQQSLRTVERLFSLEESGLE; encoded by the coding sequence ATGCACATTGCCGTCGTCGGCCTCAGTCATCGCACGGCACCGGTGGAGATCCGGGAACGGCTCAGCATCCCTGAGCAGACCATGGAGACGTCCCTCCAATCGTTGAAGGGCAACGATCAGGTGATCGAGGCTTCGATTCTCAGCACCTGCAACCGCCTGGAGATCTACACGCTGGTGCGGCATCCAGATCTGGGTGTGTCCGCCGTCAGCGATTTCCTCAGCGGCCATTCCGGTCTGGGGACCGGCGAACTGTCGCCCCACCTGTTCAGTTACCACCACGCTGATGCCGTGGACCACCTGATGCGGGTGGCGGCCGGGCTGGACAGCCTGGTCCTGGGTGAGGGACAGATCCTCTCCCAGGTGAAGAAAATGATGCGCCTGGGACAGGAGCACAAATCCCTTGGACCGATTCTCAACCGGCTGCTCACCCAGGCCGTCAGCACCGGCAAACGGGTGCGCAGCGAGACCAACCTCGGCACCGGGGCCGTGTCCATCAGCTCCGCCGCTGTCGAGCTGGCACAGCTGAAGCTCGGTCAGTCCCGTGGCCTCGATCAGCTGGTCACCCTCGAGAGCGAACAGATCGCCGTTGTGGGGGCCGGCCGCATGAGCCGTTTGTTGCTTCAGCACCTTCAATCCAAGGGTGCCGCTGGGGTGGTGCTGCTGAATCGCACGGTGGAGCGGGCTGAACTGCTGGCCAAGGATTTTCCCGAGCTGCCGGTTCAATGCCGGCCACTCACGGACCTCGATCAATACCTGAGCACCTGTTCCCTGGTGTTCACCAGCACGGCAGCCGACGACCCGATCATTGATGCAGCACGGCTGAAGCCGTTGAACCGCCGCAGCAGGCTGCGCCTGATCGATATCGGTGTGCCCCGCAACATCGCCGCCGATGCGGCGGAGGTGCCCGGCGTGGAGTCCCATGACGTGGACGATCTTCAGGAGGTGGTCGCCCGCAACCAGGAGGCGCGCCAGGCCATGGCACGCGAAGCCGAGCAGCTTCTGAACCAGGAGGCTCAGCAGTTCCTCGACTGGTGGGACAGCCTCGAGGCCGTGCCGACCATCAACCGACTCCGCTCGGCCATGGAAGCGGTCCGAACTGAGGAGCTGCAGAAAGCCCTCAGTCGGATGGGGCCGGATTTCTCCGCTCGCGAGCGCAAGGTCGTGGAGGCCCTGACCAAGGGGATCATCAACAAGATCCTCCACGTCCCAGTGACCCAGCTGCGGGCTCCTCAGTCCCGTCAGGACCGTCAGCAGTCTCTCCGCACCGTCGAGCGCCTGTTCTCGCTGGAGGAGTCCGGGCTGGAATGA
- the gndA gene encoding NADP-dependent phosphogluconate dehydrogenase — protein sequence MSQSHFGLIGLGVMGENLVLNAERNGFSSVVYNRTYAKTEEFLNGRGQGKNIQGATDLQDFVSKLERPRRILMMVKAGPAVDAVVDQISPFLEEGDLLIDGGNSDYHDTERRVQELESKSFGFIGMGVSGGAKGALEGPSMMPGGTKASYDAIESLVNKMAAQVEDGPCVTYIGPGGSGHLVKTVHNGIEYGIEQILAEGYDLMKRVKGMNGEQMADVLGQWNATEELSSYLVEITEVCLRTKDPEDGADLVEKIMDQAGQKGTGLWTVVTALQMGAPVPTIYASLNGRVMSSLKPQRVAAESILKGPSIKDFDLGTPADAMAPLMDATVLSCIASYAQGMELLRIASQDLDYKLHMPSIAQIWKGGCIIRARLLKRIQDAFNADPELSNLMIDPWFADQINRRLPGLAKVVAGAAESGIPVPCFSSTLDYINSYRSGRLPQNLVQAMRDCFGSHTYQRVDKDGSFHTEWLS from the coding sequence ATGTCCCAGTCTCACTTCGGTCTGATCGGTCTCGGCGTGATGGGGGAGAACCTCGTCCTCAACGCCGAGCGGAACGGATTTTCCAGTGTTGTCTACAACCGCACCTACGCCAAAACAGAGGAATTCCTGAACGGTCGCGGACAGGGCAAGAACATCCAGGGAGCCACCGATCTCCAGGACTTCGTCAGCAAGCTGGAGCGTCCCCGCCGCATCCTGATGATGGTCAAGGCCGGGCCTGCTGTGGATGCGGTTGTGGATCAGATCTCCCCGTTTCTTGAAGAGGGTGACCTGCTGATTGATGGTGGCAACTCCGACTACCACGACACCGAGCGCCGGGTGCAGGAGTTGGAGAGCAAGAGCTTCGGCTTCATCGGCATGGGTGTGTCCGGTGGTGCCAAGGGTGCTCTGGAAGGACCGAGCATGATGCCCGGCGGCACGAAGGCGTCCTACGACGCCATCGAGAGCCTGGTGAACAAGATGGCGGCACAGGTGGAAGACGGCCCCTGCGTCACCTACATCGGCCCCGGTGGTTCCGGCCACCTGGTGAAGACCGTTCACAACGGCATCGAGTACGGCATCGAGCAGATCCTTGCTGAGGGTTACGACCTAATGAAGCGGGTCAAGGGCATGAACGGTGAGCAGATGGCCGATGTTCTCGGTCAGTGGAATGCCACCGAGGAGCTGTCCTCCTACCTCGTCGAGATCACCGAGGTCTGCCTGCGCACCAAGGATCCAGAGGATGGCGCGGATCTGGTGGAGAAGATCATGGACCAGGCCGGCCAGAAAGGAACCGGTCTCTGGACTGTGGTCACAGCACTGCAGATGGGTGCGCCTGTCCCCACCATCTATGCGTCTCTCAACGGTCGCGTGATGAGCTCCCTGAAGCCTCAGCGTGTTGCCGCTGAATCGATCCTCAAGGGCCCCTCCATCAAGGATTTCGATCTCGGGACTCCCGCTGACGCCATGGCTCCGTTGATGGACGCCACGGTCCTCAGCTGCATCGCCAGCTATGCGCAGGGCATGGAGCTGCTGCGCATCGCCTCCCAGGATCTGGATTACAAGCTGCACATGCCGTCCATTGCCCAGATCTGGAAGGGTGGCTGCATCATCCGGGCGCGACTGCTGAAGCGCATTCAGGACGCCTTCAATGCGGATCCCGAGCTGTCCAACCTGATGATCGATCCCTGGTTCGCGGACCAGATCAACCGTCGTCTCCCCGGTCTGGCCAAGGTGGTGGCTGGCGCCGCCGAGTCCGGCATCCCCGTTCCCTGCTTCAGCAGCACCCTCGATTACATCAACAGCTACCGCAGTGGCCGTCTGCCGCAGAACCTGGTGCAGGCCATGCGCGACTGCTTCGGCTCCCACACCTACCAGCGGGTGGACAAGGACGGCAGCTTCCACACCGAATGGCTCAGCTGA
- the pgl gene encoding 6-phosphogluconolactonase: MTTYRIERAGDSDSLARRASETIATQISQVLDQRDRCRIALSGGSTPAKAYALLGQEHLPWERVDVVLGDERWVAADDESSNARMLRNTLFDGGPGASASFHAVPTVELSDADASAAAFADLVSRICPGEPPVFDLMLLGLGDDGHTASLFPGTEAPGVTDRWATVGRGKGLDRITLTAPVLSAARQVIFLVGGSAKQEALRRLMDPLESAERTPARLVQPAKDVLILADQDASAGL, translated from the coding sequence ATGACCACTTACCGCATCGAGCGGGCGGGCGATTCCGACTCCCTCGCCCGCCGGGCCTCCGAAACCATCGCGACCCAGATCAGTCAGGTGCTCGATCAGCGGGATCGCTGCAGGATCGCTCTCTCGGGAGGCAGCACGCCGGCCAAGGCGTACGCCCTGCTCGGTCAGGAACATCTCCCCTGGGAGCGGGTTGATGTCGTCCTCGGCGATGAGCGTTGGGTGGCCGCCGACGATGAATCCAGCAATGCCCGCATGCTGAGAAACACCCTGTTCGACGGAGGACCCGGGGCATCGGCCAGCTTCCATGCGGTTCCGACCGTGGAACTTTCCGATGCTGATGCCAGCGCCGCTGCCTTTGCTGACCTGGTCAGCCGCATCTGTCCAGGCGAGCCGCCGGTCTTCGATCTGATGCTGCTCGGCCTCGGGGACGACGGTCACACGGCGTCGTTGTTTCCCGGTACCGAAGCGCCGGGTGTCACGGATCGATGGGCCACCGTGGGGCGCGGCAAGGGACTGGACCGGATCACTCTCACGGCTCCGGTGCTCAGCGCCGCTCGCCAGGTGATCTTTCTGGTCGGAGGTTCCGCCAAGCAGGAGGCCCTCCGGCGACTGATGGATCCGCTCGAATCGGCGGAGCGAACCCCCGCCCGCCTGGTTCAGCCTGCTAAGGATGTCCTGATCCTCGCTGATCAGGATGCATCCGCCGGCCTCTGA
- a CDS encoding CIA30 family protein, with protein sequence MHPPASEQVLVQEGGFAEWASLNDTIMGGRSRAGCRVTPEGLLLEGELVEAGGGFVSCRSPRLQPPLDLSAFSALQLDVEAEGRTLKIALGCRDGALGLTELIPGGLRWVIDVPTQTDGITRLTVPFRDLHPTFRAKPVGLPLRFDASGVTRIQVLHSKFGESGELNPGFRSGPIRLLIRSIRALP encoded by the coding sequence ATGCATCCGCCGGCCTCTGAACAGGTTCTTGTCCAGGAAGGCGGTTTCGCCGAATGGGCCAGCCTCAATGACACGATCATGGGGGGGCGCAGCCGGGCGGGCTGTCGCGTCACCCCCGAGGGTCTTCTGCTGGAGGGGGAGCTCGTCGAGGCCGGCGGTGGCTTCGTCAGCTGTCGCTCGCCCCGGCTGCAGCCTCCATTGGATCTCTCAGCCTTCTCGGCTCTGCAGCTGGATGTCGAAGCGGAAGGGCGCACCCTCAAGATCGCTCTCGGCTGCCGAGATGGTGCTCTTGGGCTCACAGAGCTGATTCCCGGTGGTCTGCGCTGGGTGATCGATGTTCCAACCCAGACCGATGGCATCACCCGGTTGACCGTTCCCTTCCGTGATCTGCATCCCACCTTCCGGGCCAAACCAGTGGGCCTGCCGCTGCGATTCGACGCCAGTGGGGTCACACGGATCCAGGTGCTGCATTCGAAGTTCGGGGAATCCGGAGAACTCAACCCAGGATTCCGCTCCGGACCGATCCGCCTGCTGATCCGATCCATCCGGGCCCTGCCCTGA
- a CDS encoding glucose-1-phosphate adenylyltransferase has product MKRVLAIILGGGAGTRLYPLTKMRAKPAVPLAGKYRLIDIPISNCINSNINKMYVMTQFNSASLNRHLSQSFNLSASFGQGFVEVLAAQQTPDSPSWFEGTADAVRKYQWLFQEWDVDEYLILSGDQLYRMDYSLFIEHHRSTGADLTVAALPVDPKQAEAFGLMRTDENGNIKEFREKPKGDSLLEMAVDTSRFGLTADASKERPYLASMGIYVFSRETLFDLLDKHPGHKDFGKELIPEALNRGDKLQSYVFNDYWEDIGTIGAFYEANLALTQQPTPPFSFYDEKFPIYTRPRYLPPSKLVDAQITNSIVGEGSILKSCSIHHCVLGVRSRVETDVVLQDTLVMGADFFESSDERALLRERGGIPVGVGQGTTVKRAILDKNARIGSNVTIVNKDHVEEADRSDLGFYIRNGIVVVVKNATIQDGSVI; this is encoded by the coding sequence ATGAAGCGGGTACTGGCCATCATTCTCGGCGGCGGTGCCGGCACCCGTCTCTACCCGCTCACCAAGATGCGTGCCAAGCCTGCGGTGCCCCTGGCAGGCAAGTACCGACTGATCGATATCCCCATCAGCAACTGCATCAACTCGAACATCAACAAGATGTACGTGATGACGCAGTTCAACAGCGCCTCACTGAACCGCCATCTCAGCCAGTCCTTCAATCTGAGCGCCTCCTTCGGCCAGGGCTTCGTGGAGGTTCTGGCTGCGCAGCAGACCCCTGACAGCCCTTCCTGGTTCGAGGGCACCGCTGATGCTGTGCGCAAGTACCAGTGGCTGTTCCAGGAATGGGATGTGGACGAGTACCTGATCCTCTCCGGTGATCAGCTCTACCGGATGGATTACAGCCTGTTCATCGAGCACCATCGCAGCACCGGAGCGGATCTCACGGTGGCGGCTCTGCCGGTTGATCCCAAGCAGGCTGAAGCCTTCGGTCTGATGCGCACCGATGAGAACGGCAACATCAAGGAATTCCGTGAGAAGCCCAAGGGTGATTCACTGCTGGAGATGGCCGTGGACACAAGCCGTTTCGGGTTGACTGCTGATGCCTCCAAGGAGCGCCCCTATCTGGCTTCCATGGGGATCTATGTGTTCAGCCGCGAAACGCTGTTTGACCTCCTGGACAAGCATCCGGGTCACAAGGATTTCGGCAAGGAGTTGATCCCTGAGGCTCTGAACAGGGGTGACAAACTCCAGAGCTATGTGTTCAACGATTACTGGGAAGACATCGGAACCATCGGTGCCTTCTACGAGGCCAATCTTGCGCTCACCCAGCAACCCACTCCTCCCTTCAGCTTCTACGACGAGAAGTTCCCGATCTATACCCGTCCCCGCTATCTGCCGCCGAGCAAACTGGTCGATGCTCAGATCACCAACTCGATTGTTGGTGAAGGCTCCATTCTGAAGTCATGCAGCATTCATCATTGTGTGCTTGGAGTGAGAAGTCGTGTGGAAACTGATGTTGTCCTGCAGGACACTCTTGTCATGGGAGCTGATTTCTTTGAATCCAGTGACGAGCGCGCTCTGCTGCGTGAACGTGGAGGGATCCCTGTGGGCGTCGGTCAGGGCACCACGGTGAAGCGGGCGATTCTTGATAAGAACGCTCGCATCGGTTCCAACGTCACGATTGTCAACAAGGATCATGTTGAGGAAGCGGACCGATCTGACCTTGGTTTCTACATCCGTAACGGCATTGTCGTTGTGGTGAAGAACGCCACGATTCAGGACGGCTCAGTCATCTGA